In Chthonomonadales bacterium, a single genomic region encodes these proteins:
- a CDS encoding UDP-glucosyltransferase, whose translation MRHPRVLFYAVNGLGLGHVTRLLAIARKLRSRLPEAEIVFLTSSEAEDVLYRDGFAAFKVPSRTLRAEARVRPATFARMVQTVTLNMMAAFHPHVLVVDTFPAGTLQELLPVLRWDSRKVFVYRVQRPEAAGAAAMQNALAMYDMAIVPHAEGEVEVPLPPGVPGFWTGPILIRDRDEALPRGRAREILGLPPEGPVVYVTFGGGGDRTVEAALALTVDALAGRGAHLAAAPGPLYGGDALRRPGMTPVRHYPMAELYPAFDAAVSAAGYNTTMELLHHGVPAALVPFPRQIDDQEARACRIAGEGAALCVSPLSAEGVRAAVERLLDPPTAAGLRDRALALVPANGADDAAAQIARFVS comes from the coding sequence ATGCGCCACCCGCGCGTACTCTTCTATGCGGTCAACGGACTCGGGCTCGGCCACGTCACGCGCCTGCTCGCCATCGCACGGAAGCTCCGCTCTCGCCTGCCCGAGGCCGAGATCGTCTTTCTGACCTCCTCGGAGGCGGAGGACGTCCTCTATCGCGACGGGTTCGCCGCCTTCAAGGTGCCCTCCCGCACGCTGCGCGCGGAAGCCCGCGTCCGCCCCGCGACGTTCGCGCGGATGGTGCAGACCGTGACGCTGAACATGATGGCCGCATTCCATCCGCACGTGCTGGTGGTGGACACCTTCCCTGCGGGCACGCTGCAGGAGTTGCTCCCGGTGCTGCGCTGGGACTCCCGCAAGGTATTCGTCTATCGTGTGCAGCGCCCGGAGGCAGCCGGCGCGGCCGCGATGCAGAACGCGCTGGCGATGTACGACATGGCGATCGTACCGCACGCCGAGGGCGAGGTAGAGGTCCCCCTTCCGCCCGGGGTGCCGGGCTTCTGGACCGGTCCGATCCTGATCCGCGACCGTGACGAGGCGCTGCCGCGCGGCCGCGCCCGGGAGATCCTCGGCCTGCCGCCAGAGGGACCTGTCGTGTACGTCACTTTCGGAGGGGGCGGCGACCGCACCGTCGAGGCCGCCCTCGCGCTCACCGTGGATGCTCTCGCGGGCCGCGGCGCGCACCTCGCCGCAGCCCCCGGGCCGCTCTACGGCGGGGACGCCCTGCGTCGTCCCGGCATGACGCCAGTCCGTCACTACCCGATGGCCGAGCTCTACCCGGCTTTCGACGCCGCGGTAAGCGCCGCCGGCTACAACACCACGATGGAGCTTCTGCATCACGGCGTCCCGGCTGCGCTGGTTCCCTTCCCCCGCCAGATCGACGACCAGGAGGCGCGGGCGTGCCGCATTGCCGGCGAAGGGGCCGCCCTGTGCGTCTCGCCGCTCTCGGCCGAGGGCGTGCGCGCCGCCGTGGAGCGCTTGCTGGACCCGCCGACGGCCGCCGGCCTCCGCGACCGCGCCCTGGCGCTCGTGCCCGCCAACGGCGCCGACGACGCCGCGGCCCAGATCGCGCGCTTCGTCTCATGA
- a CDS encoding HEAT repeat domain-containing protein: MDERLFRLVSSLRLGDLAMPSAAAEAIAGIGVAAVAPLAEALADPDRAVRWRAAEALGAIAHARCVEPLVRALSDGDALVRRRAVEGLGRVRCAAAADALTRALRHADGEVRWRAAGALGRSDRADAVPPLCAAARDADAHVRLRAVEALGAIAAPEGIATLMRGLTDSAPAIRTCAAVALARIGEPAVDSLSRAIVRGGGATRRPDAGTLAADALAAMGPLGVPALAEAARHPNAAVRQVAARALGRSRDPAAMPALILLLSDTDQAVRARAVGALGEMGDPGAAEFVVPALVDGGAELRAEARRALQALGPGAVLALARGLAAPCAEARRAAARALLDLADPHELPRWLLADARLSPRHRMETLDLLRRVRYADGDLRVRCRLPAPAAYAESLLADRDAAVRGGARAVLDCARLVRARGPGCGDRALLRPARGTGCATEGLVRPAEPPAEPPMGRGLVCRLVARWRRRRR; the protein is encoded by the coding sequence ATGGACGAGCGTCTCTTCCGCCTCGTGAGCAGCCTGCGCCTCGGTGACCTGGCGATGCCCTCGGCAGCCGCCGAGGCGATCGCGGGCATCGGCGTTGCCGCCGTTGCGCCGCTGGCGGAGGCGCTCGCCGACCCCGACCGCGCGGTGCGCTGGCGTGCGGCGGAGGCGCTCGGAGCCATCGCCCATGCGCGGTGTGTGGAGCCGCTGGTCCGAGCGCTCAGCGATGGCGACGCCCTCGTGCGCCGTCGAGCCGTGGAGGGCCTCGGTAGGGTGCGATGCGCCGCCGCCGCCGATGCGCTGACCCGCGCCCTGCGCCACGCGGACGGTGAGGTGCGATGGCGCGCCGCCGGCGCGCTCGGCCGATCCGACCGCGCCGACGCCGTCCCCCCGCTCTGTGCCGCCGCGCGCGACGCGGACGCGCACGTGCGCCTGCGCGCCGTGGAGGCGCTCGGCGCCATCGCGGCGCCCGAGGGTATCGCCACCCTGATGCGCGGCCTCACGGACTCGGCACCCGCCATTCGCACCTGCGCGGCGGTCGCGCTGGCGCGGATCGGCGAGCCCGCCGTGGACTCACTGTCGCGCGCCATCGTGCGCGGCGGTGGCGCCACACGCCGACCGGACGCCGGCACGCTCGCCGCCGACGCTCTGGCCGCGATGGGCCCTCTCGGTGTGCCGGCGCTCGCCGAAGCCGCGCGCCACCCGAACGCTGCCGTGCGCCAGGTGGCGGCCCGAGCGCTCGGTCGCAGCCGCGATCCCGCCGCGATGCCGGCCCTCATCTTACTGCTGAGCGACACCGACCAGGCCGTGCGCGCCCGGGCGGTTGGCGCGCTGGGCGAAATGGGCGACCCCGGGGCGGCCGAGTTCGTGGTGCCCGCACTCGTGGATGGCGGCGCGGAGCTGCGCGCGGAGGCGCGGCGCGCGCTGCAGGCGCTCGGCCCGGGCGCGGTGCTCGCGCTGGCCCGGGGGCTAGCCGCGCCCTGCGCCGAGGCGCGTCGTGCGGCCGCGCGCGCGCTCCTGGACCTCGCGGATCCCCATGAACTGCCGCGGTGGCTGCTCGCCGACGCGCGACTCTCGCCGAGGCACCGGATGGAGACCCTTGACCTTCTGCGGCGCGTGCGGTATGCGGACGGCGACCTCAGAGTCCGCTGCCGCCTGCCGGCCCCGGCGGCCTACGCCGAGTCGCTGCTGGCAGACCGCGATGCCGCGGTGCGCGGCGGCGCCCGCGCGGTGCTGGACTGCGCGCGACTCGTGCGCGCCCGCGGCCCGGGCTGCGGCGACCGCGCACTCCTGCGCCCCGCGCGCGGCACGGGGTGCGCCACCGAGGGCCTGGTGCGTCCGGCGGAGCCGCCCGCCGAGCCGCCGATGGGGCGCGGCCTGGTGTGTCGGCTCGTCGCTCGGTGGCGGCGCCGTCGGCGGTAG
- a CDS encoding TIGR00730 family Rossman fold protein, with protein MTDDRTRSDRSTSHVDVADGSLSRAARAGKATEDEKLLKAPTAAPEIFTHTDPWRVLRILGEFVEGFDALAEVGRAVTFFGSARIGEGDPVYAAATETARLLGEAGFAIITGGGPGVMEAGNRGARAAGAQSIGLNIELPFEQGVNAYVDLPIEFRYFFVRKTMFVKYACGFVIFPGGYGTLDELTEALTLIQTGKVSNFPVVLFGSRYWQGLLTWLRGTVLAGGKIGEHDVDLMMVCDDPAEVREIMLRSVREEPNDRARNEAMAREETRQALQG; from the coding sequence ATGACCGACGACCGCACTCGTTCCGACCGCTCCACCTCCCACGTCGATGTTGCCGACGGCAGCCTGAGCCGCGCGGCTCGGGCGGGTAAGGCGACCGAAGACGAGAAGCTGCTGAAGGCGCCGACCGCGGCGCCCGAGATCTTCACGCACACCGACCCCTGGCGCGTGCTGCGCATTCTCGGCGAGTTCGTGGAGGGGTTCGACGCCCTGGCCGAGGTGGGCCGAGCCGTCACGTTCTTTGGCTCTGCCCGGATCGGGGAGGGCGATCCGGTGTACGCGGCGGCCACGGAGACGGCGCGCCTTCTCGGCGAGGCCGGCTTCGCCATCATCACCGGGGGCGGCCCGGGGGTCATGGAGGCGGGCAACCGCGGCGCCCGCGCAGCTGGCGCACAGTCGATCGGCCTCAACATCGAGTTGCCGTTCGAGCAGGGTGTCAACGCCTACGTCGACCTGCCCATCGAGTTTCGCTACTTCTTCGTTCGCAAGACTATGTTCGTAAAGTACGCCTGTGGCTTCGTCATCTTTCCGGGCGGCTACGGAACGCTCGATGAGCTGACGGAGGCGCTCACGTTGATCCAGACCGGCAAGGTGAGCAACTTCCCGGTCGTGCTGTTCGGGTCGCGCTACTGGCAGGGGCTTCTCACGTGGCTGCGGGGGACCGTCCTGGCCGGGGGCAAGATCGGCGAGCACGACGTGGACCTGATGATGGTGTGCGACGACCCCGCCGAGGTGCGCGAGATCATGCTGCGGTCAGTTCGCGAGGAGCCGAACGACCGCGCGCGCAACGAGGCGATGGCCCGCGAGGAAACGCGTCAGGCGCTCCAGGGCTGA
- a CDS encoding CAAX prenyl protease-related protein codes for MSTAAAPTTRRAWPRYVVPMALFLALTAVEAQWPAYYAWLYIAKVLVVGAAVVWYRDAWHDMTLTAPAAAAGAVVGLAVFAEWILVPRLVPYPTMSMRVGFDPWTGIADPALRAVFLAFRFAGLVVLVPVMEELFWRSFLLRYFTTPRWSELPIGQFSWQAFWIVAGGFGVVHPEWLPALVCAMAYALLLRGTRSLGACVVAHAVTNLALGIYIVVARAWAFW; via the coding sequence GTGAGCACGGCCGCCGCCCCGACCACGCGCCGGGCGTGGCCCCGGTACGTCGTTCCGATGGCGCTCTTCCTGGCGCTCACGGCCGTCGAGGCGCAGTGGCCCGCATATTACGCGTGGCTCTACATCGCCAAGGTGCTCGTCGTCGGCGCCGCGGTGGTGTGGTACCGAGACGCGTGGCACGACATGACGCTCACCGCTCCGGCGGCAGCCGCGGGAGCGGTTGTGGGTCTCGCCGTCTTCGCCGAGTGGATCCTGGTGCCGCGCCTCGTGCCCTATCCCACGATGTCCATGCGCGTCGGGTTCGACCCGTGGACCGGGATCGCGGACCCGGCGCTGCGGGCCGTGTTCCTCGCCTTCCGCTTCGCGGGCCTGGTGGTTCTGGTGCCGGTGATGGAGGAGCTGTTCTGGCGCTCTTTCCTGTTGCGCTACTTCACCACACCCCGTTGGTCCGAGTTGCCGATCGGCCAGTTCTCGTGGCAGGCGTTCTGGATCGTGGCGGGCGGATTCGGGGTCGTGCACCCGGAGTGGCTTCCGGCGCTTGTCTGCGCGATGGCCTACGCGCTGCTCCTGCGCGGCACCCGCAGCCTGGGGGCGTGCGTGGTGGCGCACGCGGTGACCAACCTGGCGCTCGGGATCTACATCGTGGTCGCCCGGGCCTGGGCGTTCTGGTAG
- a CDS encoding beta-galactosidase codes for MLALLLAVVPSVAAGQPIPRPEHPRPDFQRQSWLNLNGPWQFEIDAKGDGEQRGLTTGHDLSGRILVPFCPESRLSGVGHTDFVKDVWYRRSVGIPKEWAGKRLLLHFGAVDWHARVWVNGTFVGEHRGGYTPFTLEMTEAARPGANEIVVHASDDTRSGMQATGKQCPERDSFGCFYTRTTGIWQTVWIEAVGDVYLRSFSLTPDPDGGRVLFRGWVDGPANGTRVRVRAYAGRDIVADEMVPAAWRGTAAALKLKQVRPWFPGRPFLYDVRIDVLRDGKPTDTVRSYFGLRKVSIEGNRFLVNGKPVFQRLVLDQGFYPDGIYTAPSDEALRRDIELAMAAGFNGARLHQKVFEPRLLYWADRLGYLVWGEYPSWGLNLSNQVALSYAVAEWKEAVERDRGHPAIIGWCPLNETGSGEAVAAAQALFAVTRLLDETRPYLDSSGYVHLEPRTDVYDCHDYDQNPASFAARYAPFGLTGRDPWNNNLSDPRSRYRGQPFFVSEYGGIHLRTQRATGDDAWGYGQADLKEFLARYRGLTDALLDNPNMFGFCYTQLTDVEQEQNGIYYYDRTPKYDVALVRAINARAAAYETQGPRLLDIAWRTVMATSRESPQTWRYTLEEPAAGWFRPGFDDMGWQSGPGGFGTKGTPGSVVGTPWSGPDIWLRRNFTLPDTQFEYAALDIHHDEDAEVYVNGERIIALSGYSNGYGAAEATRALRGALRAGDNTIAVHCRQTTGGQFIDVGIVFGASAKATR; via the coding sequence ATGCTGGCCCTGCTCCTGGCCGTCGTGCCGAGCGTCGCGGCGGGCCAGCCGATACCGCGTCCCGAGCACCCCCGGCCCGACTTCCAGCGCCAGAGCTGGCTGAACCTGAACGGCCCCTGGCAGTTTGAGATCGACGCGAAGGGCGACGGAGAGCAGCGAGGGCTGACGACGGGCCACGACCTGAGCGGGCGGATCCTGGTGCCATTCTGCCCGGAGAGCAGACTATCGGGCGTCGGACACACCGACTTCGTGAAGGACGTGTGGTACCGCCGGTCGGTTGGCATACCGAAGGAGTGGGCCGGCAAGCGCCTGCTGCTGCACTTCGGCGCGGTGGACTGGCACGCGCGCGTGTGGGTCAACGGCACCTTCGTCGGCGAGCACCGCGGGGGCTACACGCCGTTCACTCTCGAGATGACGGAGGCGGCCCGGCCCGGCGCCAACGAGATCGTCGTCCACGCGAGCGACGACACGCGCTCCGGCATGCAAGCGACCGGCAAGCAGTGCCCCGAGCGCGACAGCTTTGGCTGCTTCTATACGCGCACGACCGGCATCTGGCAAACCGTCTGGATCGAGGCGGTCGGGGACGTCTACCTGCGCTCGTTCTCGCTGACGCCTGACCCGGACGGCGGCCGCGTTCTGTTTCGCGGTTGGGTGGACGGGCCGGCGAACGGCACGCGGGTCCGCGTCCGCGCCTATGCGGGCCGCGACATCGTAGCGGACGAGATGGTGCCCGCGGCCTGGCGAGGCACGGCCGCCGCTCTGAAGCTCAAACAGGTTAGGCCGTGGTTTCCGGGCCGCCCGTTCCTCTACGACGTGAGGATCGACGTCCTGCGCGACGGCAAGCCGACCGACACCGTGCGGAGCTACTTCGGGCTGCGCAAAGTGAGCATCGAGGGCAACCGGTTCCTCGTCAACGGCAAGCCGGTGTTCCAGCGGCTCGTCCTGGACCAGGGCTTCTATCCGGACGGGATCTACACGGCGCCGTCCGACGAGGCACTGCGCCGCGACATCGAGTTGGCGATGGCCGCGGGGTTCAACGGCGCCCGGCTCCACCAGAAGGTGTTCGAGCCGCGCCTGCTCTACTGGGCCGACCGGTTGGGGTACCTGGTGTGGGGCGAGTACCCGAGCTGGGGCCTCAACCTCTCCAACCAGGTCGCGCTCTCTTACGCCGTCGCTGAGTGGAAGGAGGCTGTGGAGCGCGACCGCGGCCATCCCGCCATCATCGGATGGTGCCCGCTCAACGAGACGGGCAGCGGGGAGGCGGTTGCGGCCGCCCAGGCGCTCTTCGCGGTGACACGGCTCCTCGACGAGACCCGGCCGTACCTGGACTCGAGCGGCTACGTTCACCTGGAACCCCGCACCGACGTCTATGATTGCCACGACTACGATCAGAACCCCGCCTCCTTCGCGGCGCGGTACGCGCCGTTCGGGCTCACCGGTCGCGACCCGTGGAACAACAACCTGAGCGACCCGCGAAGCCGCTACCGGGGTCAGCCGTTCTTCGTGAGCGAGTACGGCGGCATCCACCTGCGGACCCAGCGCGCCACGGGCGACGATGCCTGGGGTTACGGCCAGGCCGACCTCAAGGAGTTCCTGGCGCGCTACAGGGGCCTGACCGACGCGCTCCTAGACAACCCGAACATGTTCGGCTTCTGCTACACCCAACTCACCGACGTGGAGCAGGAGCAGAACGGGATCTACTACTACGACCGCACCCCGAAGTACGACGTGGCGCTCGTGCGCGCGATCAACGCGCGCGCCGCGGCCTACGAGACGCAGGGACCGCGGCTGCTCGACATCGCCTGGCGCACGGTGATGGCGACCTCGCGCGAGAGTCCGCAGACATGGCGCTACACGCTTGAGGAGCCGGCAGCCGGCTGGTTCCGTCCCGGCTTCGACGACATGGGCTGGCAGAGCGGGCCCGGCGGGTTCGGCACGAAGGGCACGCCGGGCAGCGTGGTCGGCACGCCGTGGAGCGGCCCCGACATCTGGCTGCGGCGCAACTTCACGCTCCCGGACACGCAGTTCGAGTACGCGGCCCTCGACATCCACCATGACGAGGACGCCGAAGTCTACGTGAACGGTGAACGGATCATCGCCCTCAGCGGCTACTCGAACGGCTACGGCGCCGCCGAGGCAACCAGAGCCCTGCGCGGCGCCCTGCGTGCCGGGGACAACACGATCGCCGTGCATTGCCGGCAGACGACCGGCGGCCAGTTCATCGACGTCGGCATCGTCTTCGGCGCCTCCGCAAAGGCGACGCGGTGA
- a CDS encoding substrate-binding domain-containing protein has protein sequence MPTIGRRAALLGLPALAAAALVGGGCRPAPRERQITIGFLARNPEEPWSRDEWKYARKCADKYHFRLVTIGLRDGRTALSAIDGLADMGAEGFVIGAPDVRLGPAIVSRAERHGLKVYTVDDQLLGSDGKPMDVPHMGTSARAIGQIVGKALHAEYRRRGWSPLETAACAVTLGAPGSVKERTDGAADALARAGFPEGRIYRVPERATGAARALDAVGLLVARHPEARHWLVFSVNDEGVLGAVRAMESQGIADQDLVGIGIGGSRAFAEFAKSEVSGFHATCLISPRRHGYESVEYLYKWVKFGVEPPRYTRTTGTIVTRTDYKRVAKRHGLMD, from the coding sequence ATGCCGACGATCGGAAGGCGCGCGGCCCTCCTCGGATTGCCCGCGCTCGCCGCGGCGGCGCTCGTGGGCGGCGGCTGCCGCCCGGCTCCGAGGGAGCGCCAGATCACCATCGGGTTCCTGGCGAGGAACCCGGAGGAGCCCTGGTCCAGGGACGAGTGGAAGTACGCCAGGAAGTGCGCCGACAAGTACCACTTCAGGCTCGTCACGATCGGCCTGCGCGACGGAAGAACGGCCCTCTCCGCCATCGACGGCCTGGCCGACATGGGCGCCGAGGGTTTCGTCATTGGCGCGCCAGACGTACGGCTCGGGCCGGCCATCGTGAGCAGGGCCGAGCGGCACGGATTGAAGGTCTACACCGTCGATGACCAGCTTCTGGGCAGCGACGGCAAGCCAATGGATGTGCCCCACATGGGCACGTCCGCGCGAGCCATCGGGCAGATCGTCGGCAAAGCCCTCCACGCCGAGTATCGGCGGCGCGGGTGGTCGCCGCTCGAGACCGCCGCGTGCGCCGTCACACTCGGCGCGCCGGGTAGCGTGAAGGAGCGCACGGACGGCGCCGCCGACGCCCTGGCGCGCGCTGGCTTCCCCGAGGGGCGCATCTACCGTGTGCCCGAGCGCGCCACGGGCGCGGCGCGCGCCTTGGATGCTGTCGGCTTGCTCGTTGCGCGCCACCCGGAGGCCCGGCACTGGCTGGTGTTCTCCGTCAACGATGAGGGCGTATTGGGCGCCGTTCGGGCGATGGAGAGCCAGGGCATCGCGGACCAGGACCTGGTGGGTATAGGCATCGGCGGCAGCAGGGCATTCGCCGAGTTCGCGAAGTCCGAGGTGAGCGGTTTCCACGCGACGTGCCTGATCAGTCCGCGCCGCCACGGGTATGAGTCGGTCGAGTATCTCTACAAGTGGGTCAAGTTCGGCGTCGAGCCGCCGAGGTACACCCGGACCACCGGCACCATCGTGACCCGGACCGACTACAAGAGGGTGGCGAAGCGCCATGGGCTGATGGACTGA
- a CDS encoding alanine racemase, translating into MLAELPTPCLLVDAARLDANIGGMQAACDAAGTQLWPHIKTHKSAEIARRQLAAGAVGLTCAKLGEAEAMLASGVRRMFVAYGLVDRRLASRLAALSEATDEVILACTSIAQTDALDVLLADAGLRAPVMMAVDSGLGREGARGPGQAVALAAHIRRSPRMDLAGIYTHEGHAYARGGPAELRATVRGVHARLAALRDAVDAELPLWPGCSVTAAAMAGLPGVAAVRPGTYVFGDLALTLVTQTAAWETLALSVLATVVDRPEPGLALLDAGTKTLGSDRTADGAIAAPLDGSGWSVTRCSEEHGFATGRGADALRVGERVRVVPAHVCPVVNLADELVVTDGSRAVDRWPVTARGRSR; encoded by the coding sequence ATGCTGGCTGAACTCCCAACGCCTTGCCTGCTCGTGGACGCCGCGCGCCTGGACGCCAACATCGGTGGCATGCAGGCGGCGTGCGATGCCGCGGGCACGCAGCTGTGGCCTCACATCAAGACTCACAAGTCGGCCGAGATCGCCCGACGCCAGCTCGCCGCGGGTGCCGTGGGCCTCACCTGCGCCAAGCTGGGCGAGGCCGAAGCGATGCTGGCATCTGGCGTCAGGCGCATGTTCGTCGCCTACGGCCTGGTCGACCGGCGCCTCGCCTCGCGCCTGGCGGCCCTGAGCGAGGCGACCGACGAGGTGATCCTGGCCTGCACGAGCATCGCGCAGACCGATGCTCTGGACGTGCTGCTCGCCGACGCCGGCCTCCGGGCGCCGGTGATGATGGCGGTCGACTCCGGCCTGGGTCGTGAGGGCGCGCGCGGCCCGGGCCAGGCCGTGGCGCTCGCCGCGCACATCCGCCGGAGCCCGCGCATGGACCTTGCGGGGATCTACACGCACGAGGGCCACGCCTACGCCCGCGGCGGGCCGGCCGAGCTGCGCGCGACGGTACGCGGAGTTCACGCACGCCTGGCCGCCCTGCGCGACGCCGTCGACGCGGAGCTACCCCTGTGGCCGGGCTGCAGCGTCACCGCCGCCGCCATGGCCGGACTGCCCGGCGTTGCGGCCGTGCGGCCGGGCACCTACGTCTTCGGCGACCTGGCGCTCACGCTCGTGACACAGACGGCGGCCTGGGAGACTCTGGCCCTCAGCGTGCTCGCGACGGTGGTCGATCGGCCCGAGCCCGGCCTGGCGCTGCTCGACGCGGGCACGAAGACGCTCGGCAGCGACCGAACCGCGGACGGCGCCATCGCTGCGCCGCTCGACGGCTCGGGGTGGAGCGTGACCCGCTGCAGTGAGGAACACGGGTTCGCCACCGGCCGGGGTGCCGACGCACTGCGCGTGGGCGAGCGCGTTCGAGTCGTGCCCGCCCACGTCTGCCCGGTCGTTAACCTGGCCGACGAGCTCGTCGTGACGGACGGCAGCCGCGCCGTGGACCGCTGGCCGGTGACGGCCCGCGGTCGCTCGCGCTGA
- a CDS encoding ABC-2 family transporter protein, producing MDAVRLYTRYAGVSIRGQMQYRASFIVRSAGLRLASLAEFGGLVALFARFESLRGWTLPEVAILYGMVNTVFAFAETAARGLDVLAALVKSSDFDQPLLRPRSTAVQVAGQELQLMRVGRLAQGVGVLAWGAAHASTICSPAALLLMGACIMGGASLFPSLFVLQATMALWTIESLEIVNTVTYGGTETAQYPLTIYRPWFRRFFTFAVPLASINIVPASVLFARPELAGAPMAAAWFSPLVGVAFPLLALRAWDFGARHYRSMGS from the coding sequence ATGGACGCCGTTCGCCTCTACACGCGCTATGCGGGTGTCTCGATCCGCGGCCAGATGCAGTACCGGGCCTCGTTCATCGTGCGGTCGGCCGGCTTGCGGCTGGCATCGCTGGCGGAGTTCGGTGGGCTCGTGGCGCTGTTTGCACGCTTCGAAAGCCTGCGGGGTTGGACGCTGCCCGAGGTCGCCATCCTGTACGGCATGGTCAACACGGTGTTCGCGTTCGCCGAGACGGCCGCGCGCGGCCTCGACGTGCTCGCTGCCCTGGTGAAGAGCAGCGACTTCGACCAACCGCTCCTCCGGCCTCGATCCACCGCGGTCCAGGTGGCGGGCCAGGAGCTCCAGTTAATGCGGGTCGGACGGTTGGCGCAGGGAGTGGGCGTCCTGGCGTGGGGCGCCGCGCACGCGTCGACCATCTGCTCACCGGCGGCGCTGTTGCTGATGGGGGCCTGCATCATGGGGGGCGCCAGCCTGTTCCCAAGCCTGTTCGTGCTGCAGGCGACGATGGCGCTCTGGACCATCGAGTCGCTCGAGATCGTCAACACGGTGACCTACGGGGGGACAGAGACCGCGCAGTACCCGCTGACCATCTACCGGCCCTGGTTCCGACGCTTCTTCACGTTCGCCGTGCCGCTCGCCAGCATCAACATCGTGCCGGCGAGCGTGTTGTTTGCGCGCCCCGAGTTGGCCGGCGCTCCAATGGCGGCCGCCTGGTTCTCGCCCCTGGTGGGGGTCGCGTTTCCCCTGCTGGCCCTCCGAGCCTGGGACTTCGGTGCGCGCCACTACCGCTCCATGGGATCTTGA